A window of the Cicer arietinum cultivar CDC Frontier isolate Library 1 chromosome 6, Cicar.CDCFrontier_v2.0, whole genome shotgun sequence genome harbors these coding sequences:
- the LOC101509868 gene encoding uncharacterized protein isoform X3, whose translation MKDKDKEKESEPKKKYPIGSEHYLLYEEIGQGVSASVHRALCVPFNEIVAIKILDFERDNCDLNNISREAQTMVLVDHPNVLKSHCSFVSDHNLWVVMPFMAGGSCLHILKAAHPDGFEEVVIATVLREVLKGLEYLHHHGHIHRDVKAGNVLIDSRGAVKLGDFGVSACLFDSGDRQRSRNTFVGTPCWMAPEVMEQVHGYNFKADIWSFGITALELAHGHAPFSKFPPLKVLLMTLQNAPPSLDYETDKKFSKSFKQMIACCLVKDPSKRPSANRLLKHSFFKQARSNDYISRTLLEGLPALGDRMEILKRKEEDMLAQKKMPDGQMEELSQNEYKRGISGWNFNLEDMKAQASLINDFDDAISDMNHVGSSSSLDAQDKQLPNSSHNRSQTVDMEENDEMLNQSASVLVVDSTVNDAKTKIEKSDDDSSITSSSHEPQASSCLDDHVDHSLSEKSDMENGARSLEGVAIHSHHRRGCSSSILPEVTLPPIRAERNINYSEKLHIQTQNLVPQTGEDVLTELPSRVSKSSAATSDDTDEKAKVPVVQQRGRFKVTSENVDPDKVSPSPVLQKSHSMQVISQHSTPLHSPYPLLSTISDSTPTNVSGCSLFPVLHSVLQTNILQRETILTLMKQITAGDSSADSTNTPAQIAATEKSLLESAHEREKELLHEITDLQWRLICTQEELQKLKTESAQV comes from the exons ATGAAGGATAAAGATAAGGAAAAGGAATCCGAACCTAAGAAGAAATATCCTATTGGTTCCGAACATTACCTTCTCTACGAAGAAATTGGACAAGGCGTTAGTGCTTCCGTTCATCGCGCTTTATGTGTTCCTTTTAACGAGATCGTCGCCATCAAGATTCTCGACTTCGAACGCGATAACTGCGATCTG AATAATATATCTCGTGAAGCACAAACGATGGTACTAGTGGACCACCCTAACGTATTGAAATCACACTGTTCATTCGTGAGCGATCACAATCTATGGGTTGTGATGCCGTTTATGGCGGGTGGTTCATGTCTTCACATATTGAAAGCAGCACATCCTGATGGATTTGAAGAGGTTGTTATTGCAACTGTACTTAGGGAGGTGTTGAAGGGTTTAGAGTATCTTCATCATCATGGTCACATTCACCGTGATGTTAAGGCTGGTAATGTTCTTATTGATTCTCGCGGTGCTGTTAAGCTCGGCGATTTCGGTGTTTCCGCTTGTCTTTTTGATTCAGGTGATCGACAACGGTCTAGAAATACTTTTGTTGGAACGCCGTGTTGGATGGCACCTGAAGTTATGGAGCAAGTGCATGGTTATAACTTCAA AGCTGACATATGGTCATTTGGCATAACTGCATTGGAGCTTGCCCACGGCCATGCTCCTTTCTCAAAGTTTCCACCATTGAAG GTACTGCTTATGACTTTGCAAAATGCACCCCCAAGCCTTGATTATGAAACGGATAAAAAGTTCTCTAAG TCTTTTAAGCAGATGATTGCTTGTTGTTTGGTAAAAGATCCTTCAAAACGACCCTCTGCAAACAGGTTGTTAAAGCATTCCTTCTTTAAGCAAGCTCGCTCCAATGATTATATTTCACGCACGCTTTTAGAGGGGTTGCCTGCTTTAGGTGATCGCATGGAAATCCTAAAG agaaaagaagaagataTGCTTGCACAAAAGAAAATGCCTGATGGACAGATGGAAGAATTATCTCAG AATGAATACAAACGTGGCATTAGCGGCTGGAACTTCAATCTTGAAGATATGAAGGCTCAAGCTTCCTTG ATCAACGATTTTGATGATGCTATATCAGATATGAATCATGTGGGAAGTTCATCTTCACTTGATGCACAAGATAAGCAATTGCCAAATTCAAGTCATAATCGTAGTCAAACTGTTGACATG GAGGAAAATGATGAAATGCTTAATCAATCGGCTTCTGTTCTCGTAGTTGATTCCACAGTAAATGATGCCAA GACTAAGATTGAAAAATCTGATGATGACTCTAGCATCACCAGTTCAAGCCACGAACCACAAGCTTCTTCTTGTCTTGATGATCACGTGGACCATAGTTTAAGTGAAAAATCTGATATGGAAAATGGTGCAAGATCTTTGGAGGGTGTGGCTATCCATTCTCATCATAGAAGAGGATGTTCATCAAGCATATTACCGGAAGTTACTCTTCCACCTATTCGAGCAGAAAG aaatataaattacaGTGAGAAGCTACATATTCAGACCCAAAATTTAGTTCCACAGACAGGAGAGGATGTGCTTACTGAACTTCCTTCTAGAGTCTCAAAATCATCAG CAGCTACTTCTGATGACACTGATGAGAAAGCAAAGGTACCTGTTGTTCAACAGAGAGGACGTTTTAAAGTTACATCTGAGAACGTTGACCCGGACAAG GTATCTCCTTCTCCTGTACTGCAAAAGAGTCACAGCATGCAG GTTATAAGCCAGCATAGTACTCCTCTACACTCACCTTATCCATTATTATCAACAATATCTGATTCTACGCCAACAAATGTTTCTGGCTGTTCACTGTTTCCTGTGTTGCACTCTGTGCTTCAGACAAATATTCTTCAGAGG GAAACTATTCTTACTTTAATGAAGCAAATTACTGCCGGCGATTCTTCTG CTGATAGCACAAATACCCCAGCACAGATAGCAGCAACGGAGAAATCCTTG CTTGAATCAGCTCACGAAAGAGAAAAGGAGTTACTTCATGAGATAACTGATTTGCAATGGAG GCTCATATGCACCCAGGAAGAGCTTCAAAAGTTGAAAACAGAAAGCGCTCAG GTGTGA